One genomic region from Bacillus sp. SLBN-46 encodes:
- the holB gene encoding DNA polymerase III subunit delta' encodes MVKTWDQLEELQPTVLKMLKNSLVKNRVAHAYLFEGMRGTGKREIGILLTKSLYCEALIDGYKPCESCNNCRRINHGNHPDVHIVEPDGLSIKVEQIRNLQAEFAKKGVESLKKVYLISHADKMSVSASNSLLKFLEEPNPGTVAFLLTEQMQQILPTILSRCQILAFQPLAPQVMVKKLIENGVKPTKAPLLAQLTNNLEEALKLNVDEWFAQAQKIVLKLYEVLKKNPLEAMVTLQGDWFLHFREKEQINRGLDLLLLIFKDLLYIQLDKQEQIVFIEENERLKQFALQSSGRRISDQMSAILDAKRKLQANMNPQLMMEQLVLKLQEGSSFV; translated from the coding sequence TTGGTCAAAACATGGGATCAACTAGAAGAGCTACAGCCAACCGTCTTAAAAATGCTAAAAAACAGCTTAGTGAAAAATCGAGTGGCCCATGCATACCTATTTGAAGGCATGAGAGGAACAGGTAAAAGGGAAATAGGCATATTGCTAACAAAATCTCTGTATTGTGAAGCGCTAATTGATGGTTACAAACCATGTGAATCCTGCAATAATTGCCGGCGAATCAATCATGGAAATCATCCGGATGTTCATATTGTGGAACCGGACGGGCTATCTATTAAAGTCGAACAGATTAGGAATCTACAAGCAGAGTTTGCAAAAAAAGGTGTAGAATCTTTGAAAAAAGTATATTTAATCTCACATGCTGATAAAATGAGTGTAAGTGCGTCTAATAGTCTTTTAAAATTCCTTGAGGAACCTAATCCAGGAACAGTAGCCTTTTTGTTAACGGAGCAAATGCAACAAATATTGCCTACTATTCTTTCAAGGTGCCAAATATTAGCATTCCAACCTTTAGCCCCTCAAGTGATGGTTAAAAAACTGATTGAAAACGGCGTAAAACCAACTAAGGCGCCATTACTGGCTCAGCTTACCAATAATTTAGAGGAAGCTCTTAAATTAAATGTCGATGAATGGTTTGCACAAGCCCAAAAAATAGTGTTAAAATTATATGAGGTGTTAAAAAAAAATCCGTTGGAGGCAATGGTCACACTCCAAGGGGATTGGTTTTTACACTTTAGAGAAAAAGAACAAATTAATCGTGGTTTAGATCTTTTACTTCTTATTTTTAAGGATTTACTATATATACAGTTAGATAAGCAGGAGCAAATTGTTTTCATAGAAGAAAACGAGCGGTTAAAGCAGTTTGCCTTGCAATCATCTGGACGGCGCATATCGGATCAAATGTCAGCTATTCTTGATGCAAAAAGAAAGCTGCAGGCAAATATGAATCCTCAGCTGATGATGGAACAGCTTGTGTTAAAATTGCAGGAGGGATCTTCATTTGTATGA
- a CDS encoding cyclic-di-AMP receptor, with product MKLIIAVIQDQDSNRLSKALIENNFRATKLASTGGFLKSGNTTFMIGTEDIRVDRALQVIKENCRAREQLVSPVSPMGGNADSFVPYPVEVEVGGATVFVLPIEQSLHF from the coding sequence ATGAAACTTATCATTGCTGTTATACAAGATCAAGATAGTAACCGATTATCAAAGGCCTTAATAGAAAATAATTTTAGGGCGACAAAATTAGCTAGTACAGGTGGATTTTTAAAATCGGGGAACACCACTTTTATGATTGGGACGGAGGATATTCGGGTTGACCGAGCACTTCAAGTTATTAAAGAAAACTGTAGGGCTAGGGAACAGCTAGTATCCCCAGTTTCACCTATGGGTGGAAATGCAGACTCCTTTGTTCCATACCCCGTAGAAGTAGAAGTCGGCGGTGCAACAGTTTTCGTTCTTCCAATCGAACAATCCTTACATTTTTAA
- the tmk gene encoding dTMP kinase produces MNSGVFITFEGPDGAGKTTILSMVANHFKEAMVTREPGGIDIAEQIRKVILNKENTAMDPRTEALLYAAARRQHLIEKVKPALEEGKMVLCDRFVDSSLAYQGYARDLGIDEVWSINQFAIEMLMPQLTIYFDIEPELGLKRINKNKEREINRLDLENLEFHQKVRDGYYLLMERFPDRMVRIDASGTVEEVYEQTVKMIKDKLAK; encoded by the coding sequence TTGAACAGTGGAGTGTTTATTACGTTTGAAGGGCCCGATGGTGCCGGAAAAACAACAATTTTAAGTATGGTCGCTAATCACTTTAAAGAGGCCATGGTGACAAGAGAGCCTGGCGGCATCGATATTGCTGAACAAATTCGCAAAGTAATCCTAAACAAAGAGAACACCGCTATGGACCCCAGAACAGAAGCCTTGCTATATGCTGCAGCACGAAGACAGCATTTAATTGAAAAGGTAAAACCTGCTCTAGAGGAAGGGAAAATGGTTTTATGTGATCGGTTTGTTGATAGTTCACTAGCCTATCAGGGATATGCAAGGGACCTTGGAATTGATGAGGTATGGTCCATTAACCAGTTTGCCATTGAAATGTTAATGCCCCAGTTAACAATCTACTTTGACATTGAGCCAGAGTTAGGGTTAAAACGGATTAACAAAAATAAAGAAAGAGAGATCAATCGTTTAGATTTAGAAAATCTCGAGTTTCATCAAAAAGTAAGAGACGGATATTATCTATTAATGGAACGTTTCCCAGATCGAATGGTGCGTATCGATGCATCTGGTACAGTTGAAGAGGTCTATGAACAAACAGTAAAAATGATAAAAGATAAACTAGCAAAGTAA